The following coding sequences lie in one Candidatus Eremiobacterota bacterium genomic window:
- the atpB gene encoding F0F1 ATP synthase subunit A, which yields MQLGEHSLWHLPVLGAVHADTIVTTWLVMILSLAFFGWVGASYRSAYQSKRQVVLEGVINYVADLATGTLGERGEPFVPFFIALFVFIFLLNQFGMLPFKVLGLPFGGSPTADLNTTVPLAAIVFFMTWIAGFKMTGMERFWHLFKPYAVLFPINLLEELVRPVTLAARLFFNIFVGELLFAIVASLIQQHVSVGALNLSLAATVAPFFIQFFNFFVGTVQAFVFTLLAIVYLSLSIGEQH from the coding sequence ATGCAACTCGGAGAACACTCGCTCTGGCATCTTCCGGTGCTCGGGGCCGTGCACGCCGATACGATCGTGACGACCTGGCTCGTCATGATTCTTTCGCTCGCGTTCTTTGGCTGGGTCGGCGCGAGTTACCGGTCGGCGTATCAATCGAAGCGCCAAGTCGTGCTCGAAGGTGTGATCAATTATGTCGCCGACCTGGCGACGGGGACGCTCGGAGAACGCGGCGAGCCGTTCGTGCCTTTCTTCATTGCGTTGTTCGTGTTCATTTTCTTGCTCAATCAGTTCGGAATGCTCCCCTTCAAGGTACTCGGTCTTCCGTTTGGCGGCTCGCCGACGGCGGATTTGAACACAACGGTACCGCTCGCCGCCATCGTTTTCTTCATGACCTGGATCGCCGGCTTCAAAATGACCGGAATGGAGCGCTTCTGGCACCTGTTCAAACCCTATGCAGTTCTCTTCCCGATCAATCTGCTCGAGGAGCTCGTCCGCCCCGTCACCTTGGCCGCCCGCCTGTTTTTCAACATCTTCGTCGGAGAGCTGTTATTTGCGATTGTGGCATCGCTGATTCAACAGCACGTTTCGGTCGGCGCGCTGAATCTGTCACTGGCCGCGACGGTCGCGCCATTCTTCATTCAATTCTTTAACTTTTTCGTCGGCACCGTCCAAGCGTTCGTTTTCACCTTGCTCGCGATCGTTTACCTGTCGTTGTCGATCGGCGAGCAACACTAG
- the atpE gene encoding ATP synthase F0 subunit C, with product MLAFGIIVAGVAFGSAVGDGIVASKAVEAIARQPEARPNIMTFLFLGVGVLEAFPIIALGMAFYMLYGLANLPSLMTKMLGH from the coding sequence TTGCTCGCCTTCGGCATCATCGTCGCCGGGGTGGCATTCGGTTCTGCCGTCGGCGACGGCATCGTCGCCAGCAAGGCGGTCGAGGCGATTGCCCGACAGCCCGAAGCGCGGCCCAATATCATGACCTTCTTGTTCCTTGGCGTCGGCGTTCTGGAAGCGTTCCCGATCATCGCGCTGGGTATGGCGTTCTACATGCTCTACGGCCTAGCAAACCTTCCGAGCCTCATGACCAAGATGTTGGGCCACTAG
- a CDS encoding undecaprenyl/decaprenyl-phosphate alpha-N-acetylglucosaminyl 1-phosphate transferase, which translates to MSPHHVSPGVVYGAAFIIAVVVSALATPLVVRLAIRLGIVDNDGHDRRMHALPKPRVGGIAVFFGFAFALFAVLGVSLASPFGFLPAADQFDAIHKLVGLLFGSLLILGVGIWDDVMQMRPRNKLIAQLVVALISMLYGFVIPGITVPFDHNPGTNWIDFPNWVGVPLTLFWYVAMMNAINFLDGLDGLLTGVAAISSLFLFVIAVLHANPVVALVVAALTGAALGFLPYNFNPARIILGDAGSLFIGYVFATVSIIGASKTAIAISVVVPLLVLALPVLDTAAAIVRRAASGKRITEADRGHFHHQLIFRFGLNVRQAVLLLYAVCFVLGAVALAFSGEFTHVFRHAS; encoded by the coding sequence TTGAGTCCGCATCACGTAAGCCCCGGCGTGGTCTACGGTGCGGCGTTCATCATCGCGGTCGTTGTGAGCGCCTTGGCGACGCCGCTGGTCGTTCGTCTCGCGATCCGCTTGGGAATCGTCGATAACGACGGTCACGACCGCCGCATGCACGCACTGCCCAAACCGCGCGTCGGGGGCATCGCCGTCTTCTTCGGCTTTGCTTTCGCGCTCTTCGCCGTGCTCGGGGTTTCGCTAGCGTCGCCTTTCGGCTTTCTGCCCGCGGCCGATCAGTTTGACGCAATCCATAAGCTCGTCGGACTGCTTTTCGGAAGCCTCTTGATCTTGGGCGTCGGCATTTGGGACGACGTGATGCAGATGCGCCCGCGCAACAAACTGATCGCCCAGCTGGTCGTCGCGCTGATCTCGATGCTGTACGGCTTCGTGATTCCCGGTATCACGGTGCCCTTCGACCATAACCCGGGCACGAATTGGATCGACTTTCCAAACTGGGTCGGTGTGCCCCTCACGCTGTTCTGGTACGTCGCGATGATGAATGCGATTAATTTTCTCGACGGTCTCGACGGATTGCTTACCGGCGTCGCCGCGATATCGAGTCTCTTTCTCTTCGTTATCGCGGTGCTTCATGCTAATCCGGTCGTCGCCTTAGTGGTTGCCGCCCTGACAGGCGCGGCGCTGGGTTTTCTGCCCTACAATTTCAACCCGGCGCGGATCATTCTGGGCGATGCGGGATCGCTCTTCATCGGCTATGTCTTCGCAACGGTTTCGATCATCGGCGCGAGTAAGACGGCGATTGCCATCAGCGTCGTCGTCCCGTTGCTGGTGCTCGCGTTGCCGGTGCTCGACACCGCCGCGGCGATCGTGCGCCGCGCTGCAAGCGGCAAACGGATTACCGAAGCGGATCGCGGACACTTTCATCATCAATTGATCTTTCGCTTCGGCTTGAACGTGCGCCAAGCGGTGCTCTTGCTCTACGCGGTTTGTTTCGTGCTCGGTGCCGTCGCGCTCGCATTTTCGGGTGAGTTCACGCACGTCTTTCGCCACGCGAGCTGA
- the wecB gene encoding UDP-N-acetylglucosamine 2-epimerase (non-hydrolyzing): MSKLRVLSVFGTRPDTIKMAPVVRALRLHPQIEDLVCVTAQHRKMLDDLLALFAISPEYDLDIMTEDQTLTDVTTRVLDGLERVLLDARPDLVLVHGDTTTSTAAALAAFYARVAVGHVEAGLRTKNRWLPYPEEMNRRLTAVIASYHFAPTTLAREHLLAENVARDDIVVTGNTVIDAFLETASRNDLPAPPRWNEIDAARPTIVVTAHRRENHPHMRAICESLREIAQLPARPQIYWPVHPSPHVAPIAREVLEDVAGVVLVDPIDYAEMVAAVQNSAFVLTDSGGLQEEAPCLGKPVLVMRDETERPEGLAAGTLELVGHRPERIVGSARRLLTDGSAYAQMAQAANPYGDGRAGARIAAWLAARLLGAAYPAPFAA; this comes from the coding sequence GTGTCGAAGCTTCGAGTTCTTAGCGTATTCGGCACGCGTCCGGATACAATCAAAATGGCACCGGTTGTGCGCGCGTTGCGACTGCATCCGCAAATCGAGGACCTCGTCTGCGTCACCGCCCAGCACCGAAAGATGCTCGACGACCTGTTGGCGCTCTTCGCGATTTCCCCCGAATACGATCTGGACATCATGACCGAGGATCAAACCTTGACGGATGTGACGACTCGCGTGCTCGACGGCTTGGAACGGGTCCTGCTGGACGCGCGGCCCGACCTCGTCCTCGTTCACGGCGATACCACCACGAGCACCGCGGCGGCCCTCGCCGCTTTTTACGCTCGCGTCGCGGTGGGACACGTCGAAGCCGGGCTGCGGACGAAGAATCGCTGGCTTCCCTACCCCGAAGAGATGAACCGCCGCTTGACGGCCGTTATCGCTTCCTATCATTTCGCGCCGACGACCTTGGCGCGCGAGCACTTGCTCGCGGAAAATGTCGCCCGCGACGACATCGTCGTCACGGGAAACACGGTCATCGATGCGTTTCTGGAAACCGCGTCTCGGAACGATCTCCCCGCACCGCCCCGGTGGAATGAGATTGATGCGGCTCGGCCAACGATTGTCGTCACTGCCCATCGCCGCGAGAACCACCCCCATATGCGCGCGATCTGCGAGTCACTGCGCGAGATCGCACAGCTTCCGGCGCGGCCCCAGATCTATTGGCCGGTTCATCCGTCGCCACACGTCGCTCCCATCGCACGCGAAGTGCTCGAGGACGTCGCCGGCGTCGTTTTGGTCGACCCGATCGACTATGCCGAGATGGTAGCGGCCGTCCAGAACTCCGCATTCGTCCTCACGGACTCGGGCGGTCTCCAAGAAGAGGCGCCGTGTCTAGGCAAGCCCGTCTTGGTCATGCGGGACGAGACGGAGCGTCCGGAGGGACTCGCGGCAGGAACGCTCGAGTTAGTCGGTCATCGGCCCGAGCGCATCGTCGGCTCCGCCCGAAGGCTTTTGACCGACGGTTCCGCGTACGCGCAAATGGCGCAGGCCGCCAATCCCTACGGAGACGGTCGCGCCGGAGCAAGGATTGCCGCTTGGCTGGCAGCACGTCTGCTCGGGGCCGCCTACCCGGCGCCGTTCGCCGCGTGA
- a CDS encoding ATP synthase F0 subunit B, with translation MFLSLDGTFVIQLANFAVFFALLNVLFLKPVGQAIRKRRSYLNGLVSEYDAHQAEATALREKAELVRAQARRDAELTLSRARAETSNATSELAARYAAQVASTIETAQRQAAGELRAARTNEEQLVARLADALVERAVAETVS, from the coding sequence ATGTTTCTCTCGCTCGACGGAACGTTTGTGATTCAGTTGGCGAACTTCGCGGTATTTTTCGCGTTGTTGAACGTGCTGTTTCTCAAGCCCGTCGGTCAGGCGATTCGCAAACGCCGGTCGTATCTCAACGGGCTCGTCTCCGAGTACGACGCGCATCAAGCCGAAGCGACCGCGTTGCGCGAGAAAGCCGAGCTGGTGCGCGCGCAGGCTCGCCGCGACGCCGAGCTAACGTTGTCGAGAGCCCGCGCCGAGACCTCAAACGCGACGAGCGAACTGGCCGCGCGGTACGCCGCGCAAGTCGCATCCACGATCGAAACCGCGCAGCGCCAAGCGGCCGGGGAGCTTCGCGCAGCGCGAACCAACGAAGAGCAACTCGTGGCGCGGCTCGCCGACGCGTTGGTCGAGCGCGCCGTCGCGGAAACCGTTTCCTGA
- the atpC gene encoding ATP synthase F1 subunit epsilon — MASVPFKLVTPTEVVFDGEAELVIVVTTEGEEGILSHHAPFLAALKPGILRANVIPRAQDKTANSRLEIATGEGFIQALPDRVTVLVDEAVRFEDVVVAETRQALNDATERQKAASDDPAEYAREQAIIDFAAAKLRLTGHT; from the coding sequence GTGGCTAGCGTTCCGTTCAAGCTGGTGACCCCGACGGAAGTCGTTTTCGACGGGGAGGCCGAGCTCGTCATCGTGGTGACGACTGAAGGCGAGGAAGGCATCCTTTCACACCATGCTCCGTTCCTCGCAGCGCTCAAGCCTGGCATCTTGCGAGCGAACGTGATTCCACGCGCTCAGGACAAAACTGCGAACTCGCGACTCGAGATAGCCACCGGCGAAGGCTTCATCCAGGCGCTTCCCGATCGCGTCACTGTTTTGGTCGACGAAGCCGTCCGCTTCGAAGACGTCGTCGTCGCCGAAACCCGTCAAGCGCTCAACGACGCGACGGAACGCCAGAAGGCCGCGAGCGACGACCCCGCAGAGTACGCGCGCGAGCAGGCTATCATCGATTTTGCCGCCGCGAAGCTGCGGCTAACCGGGCATACATAG
- the murA gene encoding UDP-N-acetylglucosamine 1-carboxyvinyltransferase, which translates to MLDRLETTLRIRGGARLEGSVATHGAKNAALPIMAAALLARGTVTLHRIPRITDVSVMSSLLEALGARIRYEGDNTMTIDASNAASYRAPYALVRKLAASFDVVGALLGRFGRAEVPLPGGCVLGTRATDMHEQAFRALGCDVHNAHGYLIAQSKTARLRGTEIEFRIPSVGATKNAMLAAVLADGTTRLDNVAMEPEVVDLANFLIKMGAKIAGHGTDTIVIDGVRELTGVEYEIIADRIVTGTLLLAGAVTRGDVTVTKCRPEDLATLTYKLVECGVVTMTGNDWIRVKAQGITGGTDILTAPFPGFPTDLQPQVVGFLCTCPGTSVVEESIFNARFSYVNELARMGADVKVTMESNAAVIKGPKQLSGAPVEAPDIRAGAGLVVAGLAAVGETEIIGLEYIDRGYERLEELLSELGGQVQRSSGVTPLVEPTGLFETSEYPRVSAAG; encoded by the coding sequence ATGCTGGATCGGCTTGAAACCACGCTTCGGATTCGAGGCGGCGCGCGGCTGGAAGGTTCGGTCGCGACGCACGGCGCGAAGAACGCCGCCCTGCCGATTATGGCTGCCGCGTTGCTGGCGCGCGGCACGGTGACCCTGCACCGCATTCCGCGCATTACCGACGTTTCCGTGATGTCGTCGCTACTCGAAGCGCTCGGCGCTCGCATTCGCTACGAAGGCGATAACACGATGACGATCGATGCGAGCAATGCCGCATCCTACCGCGCACCGTATGCACTCGTGCGAAAACTGGCGGCTTCCTTCGACGTCGTGGGTGCGCTGCTTGGGCGCTTCGGACGTGCGGAGGTGCCGCTCCCGGGAGGCTGCGTGCTCGGAACGCGCGCTACCGATATGCACGAGCAAGCCTTTCGCGCGCTGGGATGCGACGTTCACAACGCCCACGGCTACCTGATTGCGCAGTCTAAAACTGCGCGGTTGCGGGGCACCGAGATCGAATTTCGAATACCGAGCGTCGGCGCGACCAAGAACGCCATGCTCGCCGCGGTCTTGGCCGACGGAACGACGCGGCTCGACAACGTCGCTATGGAGCCGGAGGTCGTCGACCTTGCGAATTTTCTCATCAAGATGGGCGCGAAAATCGCGGGGCATGGAACCGACACGATCGTTATCGACGGCGTGCGCGAGCTCACCGGGGTCGAGTACGAGATTATCGCGGATCGCATCGTCACGGGGACCTTGCTGCTCGCCGGAGCGGTGACGCGCGGTGACGTGACGGTGACCAAATGCAGGCCTGAGGATTTGGCGACGTTGACCTACAAGCTGGTCGAGTGCGGGGTCGTAACGATGACCGGTAACGATTGGATTCGTGTCAAAGCGCAGGGAATCACCGGTGGAACGGATATCCTCACCGCGCCTTTTCCCGGTTTCCCGACCGATCTGCAGCCTCAAGTCGTCGGCTTCCTTTGCACGTGCCCCGGGACGAGCGTTGTCGAAGAGTCGATTTTCAACGCTCGTTTTTCCTACGTCAACGAGCTGGCACGCATGGGAGCCGACGTCAAGGTAACGATGGAGAGCAATGCCGCCGTGATCAAGGGACCAAAGCAGCTCTCGGGCGCGCCGGTCGAGGCGCCGGACATTCGCGCAGGTGCCGGGCTCGTCGTCGCCGGTCTAGCAGCCGTTGGTGAAACCGAAATCATCGGTCTCGAATATATCGACCGCGGCTACGAGCGGCTCGAAGAGCTGCTCTCCGAGCTTGGCGGGCAGGTGC
- the atpG gene encoding ATP synthase F1 subunit gamma — protein MPTVRDLRDRIRSLKNTQQITKAMKQVAAAKIRRAEIAQRKARPYADALAEMLADLIAAVGAIDHPFMKPGREGAPPGIILLTADKGLAGAFNSNVIHAAEAIARRQSGIRYYTIGLKGRNAVRRMAPGDRPSWPLGAAAKIDTARAVARRAADDFTSGAISEIVLVSQRLISMMSQRPQTRKLVPVLSEDVAALGGNDADAKQTEKQRGAMEFAPSPEFVLSKLLPKYLEFTIYSAMLETDAAFFAAQIVAMTNATDNASKLIDELTIQMNNARQAAITKELLEIVAGAEALGVA, from the coding sequence ATGCCGACCGTTCGAGATTTGCGCGATCGCATTCGATCGCTCAAGAACACGCAGCAGATTACGAAGGCGATGAAGCAAGTGGCCGCGGCGAAGATTCGCCGCGCCGAAATCGCGCAAAGGAAGGCGCGACCGTATGCCGACGCCCTCGCTGAAATGCTCGCCGATTTGATCGCAGCCGTCGGCGCGATCGATCATCCCTTCATGAAGCCTGGCCGCGAAGGCGCTCCGCCGGGCATCATTCTGCTGACGGCCGATAAGGGATTGGCCGGCGCATTCAACTCCAACGTGATCCACGCCGCCGAGGCAATTGCGCGCCGTCAAAGCGGCATTCGCTATTACACGATCGGCCTCAAGGGACGCAATGCGGTCCGCCGTATGGCGCCCGGCGACCGGCCCTCCTGGCCATTGGGAGCCGCAGCGAAGATCGATACCGCGCGCGCTGTCGCGCGACGGGCTGCCGACGACTTTACCAGCGGCGCGATTTCCGAGATCGTACTGGTTTCGCAACGGCTGATTTCCATGATGTCGCAGCGGCCGCAAACACGCAAACTCGTCCCCGTACTTTCCGAGGACGTAGCCGCGCTTGGGGGGAACGACGCGGACGCCAAGCAGACCGAGAAGCAACGCGGAGCGATGGAATTTGCGCCGTCGCCGGAGTTCGTGCTCTCCAAGCTGCTTCCAAAATATCTCGAATTTACGATCTACTCGGCGATGTTGGAGACCGATGCGGCTTTTTTCGCCGCGCAAATCGTCGCGATGACGAACGCGACCGACAATGCATCGAAGTTGATCGACGAGCTGACGATTCAAATGAACAACGCGCGGCAAGCCGCCATCACCAAAGAGCTGCTCGAAATCGTTGCCGGCGCCGAAGCGTTAGGCGTTGCGTGA
- a CDS encoding F0F1 ATP synthase subunit alpha, whose amino-acid sequence MINADEIAGILKQQIEQFQTGAHEDEVGTVIEVGANLARVYGLRGVRSSELVEFPNGLQGVALNLEEDNVGVVIMGPDVEIKEGDSVRRTGRIASVPVGEALLGRIVNPLGQPIDGKGDIQTTRFRTVENIAPSVVERQPVKQPLQTGIRAIDALIPIGRGQRELIIGDRSTGKTAMAVDTIINQRGRGVFCVYVAIGQKNSTVAALAEVLEQKGAMEYTTIVAVSPAEAAALRWLAPFAGCAMAEELMYAGKDVLIVYDDLTKHAQSYREMSLLLRRPPGREAYPGDVFYLHSRLLERAAKLSDAMGGGSLTALPIIETQAGDFSAYIPTNVISITDGQIYLTPQLFFQGIRPAVDVGLSVSRVGGAAQTKAMKSVAGQLKLELAQYRDLAAFSKLSSDLDKATQNQLMRGEKLTELLKQPQYQPQPVGDQVAIIYAATHGFVNDIPTARLQNWARGLIDFLHDKHPEIPKAIDDSGQLSDETGKRLDLALAEFNKAF is encoded by the coding sequence ATGATAAACGCGGACGAAATCGCCGGTATTCTAAAACAGCAAATCGAGCAGTTCCAGACCGGCGCGCACGAAGACGAGGTCGGAACCGTCATCGAGGTTGGAGCAAACCTAGCACGCGTCTATGGCTTGCGCGGCGTGCGCTCGTCCGAGCTCGTCGAGTTTCCCAACGGCCTGCAAGGCGTCGCCTTGAATCTCGAAGAGGACAACGTCGGCGTCGTGATCATGGGTCCCGACGTTGAGATCAAGGAGGGCGACAGCGTCCGGCGGACGGGTCGCATTGCATCGGTTCCCGTCGGTGAAGCATTGCTCGGACGCATTGTCAATCCGCTCGGTCAACCGATCGATGGCAAGGGCGACATCCAGACGACACGATTTCGTACCGTCGAGAACATCGCACCAAGCGTTGTGGAGCGCCAACCAGTCAAACAGCCGCTGCAAACCGGCATTCGCGCGATCGACGCATTGATTCCGATCGGACGCGGACAACGCGAGCTCATCATCGGAGACCGCTCGACTGGAAAAACGGCGATGGCGGTCGACACGATCATCAATCAACGTGGGCGAGGCGTTTTCTGCGTCTACGTCGCCATCGGCCAAAAGAATTCGACGGTCGCGGCCCTGGCCGAAGTGCTCGAACAGAAGGGTGCGATGGAATACACGACGATCGTCGCCGTCAGTCCCGCCGAAGCGGCAGCGCTTCGGTGGCTTGCCCCATTTGCCGGCTGCGCGATGGCCGAAGAGCTCATGTACGCGGGCAAGGACGTGCTTATCGTGTACGACGATCTCACCAAGCACGCTCAGTCATACCGCGAGATGTCGCTCTTGCTCCGCCGGCCGCCGGGCCGAGAGGCGTATCCCGGCGACGTCTTTTACTTGCACTCGCGTCTTTTAGAGCGGGCTGCCAAACTCTCCGATGCCATGGGCGGTGGATCGCTGACGGCGCTGCCGATCATCGAAACGCAAGCCGGCGACTTCTCGGCATACATTCCGACCAACGTCATCTCGATTACCGATGGTCAGATCTATCTCACGCCGCAACTCTTCTTTCAGGGTATCCGTCCGGCGGTTGACGTCGGCCTTTCCGTTTCGCGCGTCGGCGGTGCCGCTCAGACAAAAGCGATGAAGTCGGTCGCCGGTCAGCTCAAGCTCGAGCTCGCGCAGTATCGCGATCTTGCCGCATTTTCCAAGCTTTCGAGCGATCTCGACAAAGCCACGCAGAATCAATTAATGCGTGGCGAAAAGCTCACCGAGCTCTTGAAGCAGCCGCAGTATCAGCCGCAACCCGTCGGAGATCAGGTTGCGATCATTTACGCCGCGACTCACGGATTCGTCAATGACATCCCGACAGCTCGGCTACAGAACTGGGCGCGAGGGCTGATCGATTTTCTCCACGACAAGCATCCGGAAATTCCCAAAGCGATCGACGACAGCGGTCAACTCTCCGACGAGACCGGTAAGCGGCTCGACCTCGCACTGGCGGAGTTCAACAAAGCCTTCTAA
- the atpD gene encoding F0F1 ATP synthase subunit beta yields MPADTATGKVVQVLGNVVDVEFSPQTLPKINDALHVGVNEKTSRSNDGASPGGGVDLGGTAMEARELTLEVQDELGDNQVRCLALGSTDGLLRGAPVRSTGGPIEVPVGEGTLGRIFNVLGETIDSDAPVEAAARWPIHRPAPELKYQEPTARVFETGIKVVDLMAPYTRGGKVGLFGGAGVGKTVLIQELIRNIAYVHKGFSVFTGVGERTREGNDLWLEMKESGVLAQTTLVFGQMDEPPGVRFRVAQTGVTMAEYFRDELGADVLLFIDNIFRYMQAGSEVSALMGRMPSAVGYQPTLGTDMGVLEERITSTRKGSITSVQAVYVPADDYTDPAVATTFAHLDATTALSRPISELGIYPAVDPLASTSRILDPQVIGEEHYSVARGVQEVLQRYRDLQDIIAILGVEELAEDDKVAVARARRIQRFFSQPFFVAEQFTGRAGKYVKLPETIASFKEILEGKVDDLPEGAFFYAGTIDEVRENAERMSRG; encoded by the coding sequence ATGCCAGCAGATACTGCCACCGGTAAAGTCGTTCAAGTGCTCGGCAACGTCGTCGATGTCGAGTTCTCGCCGCAGACGCTGCCCAAGATCAACGATGCGTTGCACGTCGGAGTGAATGAAAAGACGTCAAGGTCAAACGACGGGGCCTCGCCCGGGGGAGGGGTCGACCTCGGCGGGACGGCGATGGAGGCGCGCGAGCTGACGCTCGAAGTGCAAGACGAGCTGGGGGACAACCAGGTTCGGTGTCTAGCATTGGGCTCGACCGACGGTCTTCTTCGAGGCGCACCGGTACGAAGCACGGGTGGTCCCATCGAGGTTCCGGTTGGCGAAGGTACGCTTGGAAGAATTTTCAACGTCCTTGGCGAGACCATCGATAGCGATGCTCCGGTCGAGGCGGCGGCGCGCTGGCCCATTCATCGTCCGGCGCCGGAGCTCAAGTATCAAGAACCCACGGCGCGAGTCTTTGAGACGGGAATCAAGGTTGTCGATCTCATGGCACCGTACACGCGCGGTGGCAAGGTTGGGCTCTTCGGTGGTGCGGGCGTTGGTAAGACCGTTCTGATTCAAGAGCTCATCCGCAACATTGCCTACGTCCACAAAGGCTTCTCGGTCTTTACCGGCGTGGGCGAACGGACGCGCGAAGGCAACGATCTGTGGCTCGAGATGAAAGAGTCGGGGGTTTTGGCCCAGACGACGCTGGTCTTCGGACAGATGGACGAGCCGCCCGGCGTCCGCTTTCGGGTTGCGCAAACCGGCGTGACGATGGCCGAGTATTTTCGCGACGAGCTTGGCGCCGACGTGCTACTCTTCATCGACAACATCTTCCGCTACATGCAAGCGGGCTCCGAAGTCTCCGCGCTGATGGGGCGCATGCCGTCGGCAGTCGGATACCAGCCGACGCTTGGCACCGACATGGGCGTGCTCGAAGAACGCATCACGTCGACGCGTAAAGGCTCGATCACCTCGGTGCAGGCCGTCTACGTCCCCGCCGACGATTATACCGATCCCGCCGTTGCGACGACATTTGCGCATCTCGATGCTACGACCGCGCTCTCGCGGCCAATCTCCGAGTTGGGCATCTACCCGGCAGTCGATCCGCTTGCGTCGACGTCGCGCATTCTCGATCCGCAAGTTATCGGCGAAGAGCACTACAGCGTTGCGCGAGGCGTTCAAGAAGTTCTGCAGCGTTATCGCGACCTGCAGGACATCATTGCGATCCTCGGTGTGGAAGAGCTTGCCGAAGACGACAAAGTTGCCGTCGCTCGTGCTCGCCGAATTCAACGGTTCTTCTCGCAGCCGTTCTTCGTTGCCGAACAGTTCACCGGACGTGCCGGCAAATACGTGAAGCTGCCGGAAACGATCGCGTCATTCAAAGAGATCCTCGAAGGGAAAGTCGACGACTTGCCGGAGGGCGCGTTTTTCTACGCCGGCACGATCGACGAAGTTCGCGAGAACGCCGAACGGATGAGTCGTGGCTAG
- a CDS encoding cytidine/deoxycytidylate deaminase family protein: MQIAHTVGTRATCPRASVGCVLAREHRILTTGYNGAPRGVAHCTEVGCTLVNEHCLRATHAEANAVVQGALHGVSLAQATAYCTHQPCVNCSKLLISAGVHKIVYDEAYPDAIAGQLLAEAGVALVQYASLEGARG; this comes from the coding sequence ATGCAAATCGCGCACACGGTCGGTACGCGTGCCACGTGTCCGCGCGCCTCGGTCGGATGCGTGCTCGCTCGCGAGCATCGGATCCTGACGACGGGCTACAACGGCGCACCTCGCGGCGTCGCGCACTGCACCGAAGTGGGCTGCACGCTGGTCAACGAACATTGTCTGCGGGCGACCCACGCGGAAGCAAACGCCGTGGTGCAGGGGGCGTTACACGGCGTAAGCTTGGCGCAGGCGACGGCCTATTGCACCCATCAACCGTGCGTCAACTGTTCGAAGCTGCTGATCAGCGCGGGCGTGCACAAAATCGTCTACGATGAAGCCTATCCCGACGCAATCGCGGGGCAACTGCTAGCCGAAGCCGGTGTCGCGCTGGTTCAGTACGCGAGCTTGGAGGGGGCGCGCGGTTGA
- the atpH gene encoding ATP synthase F1 subunit delta: MVNEKLARRYATAVFSLARERKAVDRVGDDLAAIASAIQSDTQVREFFVAPVIERPVKERMLLQTFEGKVDEISLHTLLLLVRKRRESILAALAGEYQKLQLAARGAETLRVTTARAIPPEELRAMVHRLERLYEKKFEVTQVVEPSLIGGARILMGDRRVDGSVSGRLDALARTLFARN; the protein is encoded by the coding sequence ATGGTTAATGAGAAGCTCGCCCGGCGCTACGCGACCGCGGTTTTCTCACTTGCCCGGGAGCGCAAGGCGGTCGACCGAGTCGGCGACGATTTGGCGGCGATTGCATCGGCAATTCAGAGCGATACGCAGGTGCGGGAGTTCTTTGTGGCTCCGGTGATCGAGCGTCCCGTCAAGGAACGCATGCTCCTCCAAACGTTCGAAGGAAAAGTCGACGAAATTTCGCTTCACACGCTGCTGCTTCTCGTGCGGAAGCGGCGCGAGTCCATCCTCGCCGCACTCGCCGGGGAATATCAAAAGCTGCAGTTGGCGGCGCGAGGTGCGGAGACGCTGAGGGTGACGACGGCGCGGGCGATTCCGCCGGAAGAGTTGCGCGCTATGGTCCATCGGCTGGAACGCCTGTACGAAAAAAAATTCGAAGTAACGCAAGTGGTCGAACCTAGCCTGATCGGCGGCGCGCGAATACTCATGGGCGATCGTCGAGTGGACGGCTCCGTTTCGGGCCGTTTAGATGCTCTCGCGCGCACGCTCTTTGCACGAAACTAA